DNA from Sphingomonas psychrotolerans:
GTCGAGCCCATGTGGATCGTCTTGGCGAGGACTTCCTTGCCGGTGCCGGTGGGGCCGTTGATCAGCACGGTGATGTCGGAAGCCGCGACCCGTTCGGCGAGCGCGAGCAAGGCGAGACTCTCGGGATCGGCGGCGACCGGCTCGTACGCCCCTCGTGCCATCGCGCTGGCAAAGCCGGCCCCGATCGCGGCGTCTTCATTGCCATAGGTCAGCCGCGCGGGATTGCCGTCGCGGAACGGGATCGCGGTGCATGCCCCCTCACCGAGGATCAGCGTGCGGGCTGCCGCTGGCGGGACTTCGCCGTCGGCGACGAGGAACAGATCCTGCGCGCCGGGCTTGCCGTCCTCGCACGACCCGATCGCGAAGCCTTGGGCGCGGAGCGCGGAGACCAAAGCGTATTTCTGCCGGAGAACCGCTGCCGAAGGAACGATCGAGCGCATGTGTGACCCCCTGTTGTGGAGGCTGTGTGGGGGAAGGTTGGTTAATTCGCCGTAAAACTACGTACGGACGCACTTCTGCGGTTCCGGCGCGTCTACGCGCGCGCGATGGACGATTTTTTGCTTAAGCCGGGAAATGCGCTGCCGTTCCTTGGCTTGGCGGCTCCGGGCTCCCGTTCAGGGGGGACGCGGGAAGCCGACGAGCATGGAGATGAACATGACTGTTATCGGAACCAACATCGCCTCGCTGCGTGCTTCGAACGCTTCGAATTCGGCGAACAAGCTGCTGGGCACCGCGATGGAGCGGCTGTCGACCGGCAAGCGCATCAACAACGCGAAGGACGACGCCGCCGGCCTCGCCATTGCCTCGACCATGACCGCTTCGATCCGCGGCATGAACCAGGCGATCCGCAACGCCAATGACGGCATCTCGCTGGCCCAGACCGCCGACGGCGCGCTGGACGAGGTGAGCAACATGCTGCAGCGCATCCGCGAGCTGGCGGTCCAGTCGGCCTCGGGCACCTACAGCACCACCGACCGCGCCAACCTCGACAAGGAAGCGACTGCGCTGACCACGCAGATCCAGTCGATCCTGACCAACACCAAGTTCAACGGCGTTGCAGTGTTCGACTATGCCGCGACCGACACGGCCAGCGACGACGTCAACATCCAGGTCGGCATCAACAGCGCCGACACGGTCGCGCTGACCAAGGCGTTCTTCGACAGCGACAATTTCGAAGCCGCCGATTTCAAGGTCGACAGCGTCGCCAATGCCGGCACTACCCTGACCAATGCCGACACCGCGCTGACCGCGGTCAACACCGCCCGCGCCACGCTCGGCGCGTCGCAGAGCCGGCTCGAATCGGTGGTCAACAATCTGACCACCAACGTCACCAACCTGTCGGACGCGCGCAGCCGCATCGAGGACGCCGATTTCTCGGCCGAGACGACTGCGCTCGCCAAGGCACAGATCCTGTCTCAGGCTTCGACGGCGATGCTCGCCCAAGCGAACCAGAGCCAGCAAACGGTTCTTTCGCTGCTCCGTTAAGCGCGTGCCGGTCGGGGTGTCACCCCCCTGACAGGCACCGCGGCCGGTCACCTCTCCCGTGTTGGAGAGTGCGCAAGAGGAACCCCGGTGGTCCACGCGACCGCCGGGGTTTTCCTTGCCTTCCGCCATCTGGTAGCGCTAACAGAAATGCGCTAGCCTCGCCTCAAACAAAATGGAGAGGCCGAAGGTGACGAGGAAGCTGAGGATCGCGCTTGCCCTGCTGGCGTCGAGTGCATGGGCGCCGCCGACGAGCGCGCAGACCGCCGCTCCAGACAAGCTCGGCGACCCTTCGGCTACCCCAGAGCAGCGCGCCCGCGACGTGATCGCGCGGATGACTCTCGACGAAAAGGCGCACCAGCTCGGCCATACTGCGCCCGCGATCCCGCGGCTGGGGGTGCCGCAGTATAATTGGTGGAACGAGGGCCTTCACGGCGTCGCTCGCGCCGGCATCGCCACCGTTTTTCCGCAGGCGATCGGAATGGCCGCATCGTGGGACGCGCCGCTGCTCCACCAGGTCGGCGATACGATCGCAACCGAATTCCGCGCCAAATATCTCGAACGGCGGCATCCCGATGGGGGCAGCGATTTCTATCGCGGGCTGACCGTCTGGTCGCCCAACATCAACATCTTCCGCGATCCGCGCTGGGGCCGCGGACAGGAGACCTATGGCGAGGACCCCTATTTGGCAGGCCGGCTGGGGATCGCCTTCATCACCGGGCTGCAGGGCAACGACTCGAAATTCCTGAAGACCGTGGCGACCTCGAAGCATTTCGCGGTGCATAGCGGCCCCGAGAGCAACCGCCACCGCGAGGACGTTCATCCGACCCCGCACGACCTTGAGGACACCTATCTGCCCGCGTTCCGCGCGACCGTGACCGAGGGCAGGGTCGAATCGATCATGTGCGTGTACAACGCCGTTAACGGCGTCCCCGGATGCGCCAGCAGCTTCCTGATGGAAGAACGACTCCGCAGGAACTGGGGCTTTAAGGGCTATGTCGTGTCCGATTGCGGCGCGGCGGCGAACATCTATCGTGAGGATGCGCTGCACTACACGAAGACAGCGGTCGAGGGCGTCGCGCTCGGGTTCAAAGCGGGCATGGACCTGATCTGCGGCGACTATCGCAACAACATGACCACCGAGCCCGAGAATATCGTCGCAGCGGTGAAGTCAGGGCAGCTGCCGGAGGCAGTGGTCGACCGATCGCTGCAGCGCCTGTTCGAGGCGCGGATCCGGCTGGGGCTGTTCGACCCGCAGCTTCCGTTCCCCGACATCACTGCCAGGGACTATGACACAGCCAAGCATCGCGCGCTCTCGCGGAAGATGGCCGAAGCGTCGATGGTGCTGCTCAAGAACCAAGGCGATTTGCTACCTATCAAGAGCGAGCCGAAGACGATCGCCGTGATCGGTCCCAACGCCGACAGCTTCGACGCGCTGGTCGGCAACTATTATGGCACCCCCTCGAAGCCGGTGACGGTGCTTGACGGCATCCGGGCGCGCTATCCTAGGGCGAAGATTCTTCATGTGCCCGGAACGGGGTTGATCGGGAGGGCCGAGATACCGGTGCCCGACGATGTGCTGTGCGTCGATGCCGGCTGCACCACGCGCGGGCTGAAGGTCGAGTTCTTCAACGGCACCAACCTCGAAGGCGCGGTTACCGAGACGAAGACCGTGCCGAATGCACGGTTCGAATGGCTCGGCGACCGCGAGACCTCGGCGCGCTGGACCGGCA
Protein-coding regions in this window:
- a CDS encoding glycoside hydrolase family 3 protein; translated protein: MTRKLRIALALLASSAWAPPTSAQTAAPDKLGDPSATPEQRARDVIARMTLDEKAHQLGHTAPAIPRLGVPQYNWWNEGLHGVARAGIATVFPQAIGMAASWDAPLLHQVGDTIATEFRAKYLERRHPDGGSDFYRGLTVWSPNINIFRDPRWGRGQETYGEDPYLAGRLGIAFITGLQGNDSKFLKTVATSKHFAVHSGPESNRHREDVHPTPHDLEDTYLPAFRATVTEGRVESIMCVYNAVNGVPGCASSFLMEERLRRNWGFKGYVVSDCGAAANIYREDALHYTKTAVEGVALGFKAGMDLICGDYRNNMTTEPENIVAAVKSGQLPEAVVDRSLQRLFEARIRLGLFDPQLPFPDITARDYDTAKHRALSRKMAEASMVLLKNQGDLLPIKSEPKTIAVIGPNADSFDALVGNYYGTPSKPVTVLDGIRARYPRAKILHVPGTGLIGRAEIPVPDDVLCVDAGCTTRGLKVEFFNGTNLEGAVTETKTVPNARFEWLGDRETSARWTGTLVAPETGDYGFRFASENGYRVWVGDKLVVDEWGVGDAPSILSGNIPLEKGRKYPLRVEGFQRGQRSNQQLLWSPESAGGEQAIAAAKQADLVVFVGGLSARIEGEEMKVKARGFAGGDRTSLDLPAPQQQLLERVNATGKPLVLVLMNGSALGVNWADAHVPAIVEAWYPGGEGGHAVAGLLAGDFSPAGRLPVTFYKSAGQLPSFSDYRMAGRTYRYFTGEPLYPFGHGLSYTRFRYRAPRLSNARVGADGKVTVSVEISNTGARDGDEVAQLYVSHPGTAGAPVRALERFERVRLKRGETRRVDFELDARALSVVDAEGVRRLVPGRADLWIGGGQPVRRPGLPAAAGVAAQIAVTAGAVLPK
- a CDS encoding flagellin N-terminal helical domain-containing protein codes for the protein MTVIGTNIASLRASNASNSANKLLGTAMERLSTGKRINNAKDDAAGLAIASTMTASIRGMNQAIRNANDGISLAQTADGALDEVSNMLQRIRELAVQSASGTYSTTDRANLDKEATALTTQIQSILTNTKFNGVAVFDYAATDTASDDVNIQVGINSADTVALTKAFFDSDNFEAADFKVDSVANAGTTLTNADTALTAVNTARATLGASQSRLESVVNNLTTNVTNLSDARSRIEDADFSAETTALAKAQILSQASTAMLAQANQSQQTVLSLLR